The Pseudomonas berkeleyensis genome includes a region encoding these proteins:
- the suhB gene encoding type III secretion system regulator SuhB, with translation MQPMLNIALRAARSAGEMIFRSIERLDVISVDEKDAKDYVTEVDKAAELMIVQAIRKAYPTHSFLGEEGGVLEGSGEGADYQWIIDPLDGTTNFIRGVPHFAISIACKYRGRLEHAIVLDPVRQEEFTASRGRGAALNGRRLRVSNRKSLDGALLGTGFPFRNEQLDNLENYLGMFRSLVGQTAGVRRAGAASLDLAYVAAGRYDAFWEFGLSEWDMAAGALLIQEAGGLVSDFTGGHEFLEKGQIVAGNTKCFKAVLTAIQPHLAPSMKR, from the coding sequence ATGCAGCCCATGCTGAATATCGCCCTGCGCGCCGCCCGCAGCGCCGGTGAAATGATCTTTCGCTCCATTGAGCGCCTGGATGTCATCTCGGTCGACGAGAAGGATGCCAAGGACTACGTCACCGAGGTCGACAAGGCCGCCGAACTGATGATCGTCCAAGCCATCCGCAAGGCTTACCCGACCCACAGCTTCCTCGGCGAGGAAGGTGGCGTACTGGAAGGCAGCGGCGAAGGCGCCGACTATCAGTGGATCATCGACCCGCTGGACGGCACCACTAACTTCATTCGCGGCGTTCCGCATTTCGCCATCAGCATCGCCTGCAAATACCGCGGCCGCCTCGAGCACGCCATCGTCCTCGACCCGGTTCGCCAGGAAGAATTCACCGCCAGCCGTGGCCGTGGTGCCGCCCTCAATGGTCGCCGCCTGCGCGTCAGCAACCGCAAGAGCCTGGACGGCGCACTGCTGGGCACCGGCTTCCCGTTCCGCAATGAACAACTGGACAACCTCGAGAACTACCTGGGCATGTTCCGCAGCCTGGTTGGCCAGACCGCCGGCGTACGCCGTGCCGGCGCCGCCAGCCTGGATCTGGCCTACGTCGCAGCCGGTCGTTACGACGCTTTCTGGGAATTCGGCCTGTCCGAGTGGGACATGGCCGCAGGCGCCCTGCTGATTCAGGAAGCAGGCGGACTGGTCAGCGACTTCACTGGCGGCCACGAATTCCTCGAGAAGGGCCAGATCGTTGCCGGCAACACCAAGTGCTTCAAGGCCGTACTGACTGCAATTCAGCCACACCTGGCTCCCTCGATGAAGCGCTGA
- a CDS encoding glycine zipper 2TM domain-containing protein, giving the protein MNKSLLVGAVLGAVGVTAGGAVATYSLVDRGPDYAEVLAVTPINETVKTPREVCKDVAVTRQRPVQDQHQIAGTAIGAIAGGLLGNQVGGGTGKKIATVAGAVGGGYAGNKIQEGMQQRDTYTTTETRCNTVTDTSEKLVGYDVKYQLGEKVGNVRMDRDPGSRIPVNKQGELVLVQQAQ; this is encoded by the coding sequence ATGAATAAATCACTGTTGGTAGGTGCCGTACTGGGTGCTGTTGGTGTGACCGCTGGTGGTGCTGTCGCCACCTATAGTCTGGTCGATCGTGGCCCGGACTATGCTGAGGTGCTGGCCGTCACTCCGATCAATGAAACCGTGAAAACCCCGCGGGAAGTCTGCAAGGACGTGGCTGTAACCCGTCAGCGTCCGGTGCAGGATCAGCATCAGATCGCTGGTACCGCCATCGGCGCCATCGCTGGTGGTTTGCTGGGTAACCAGGTCGGTGGCGGCACCGGCAAGAAGATCGCCACGGTAGCGGGTGCGGTCGGCGGAGGCTATGCCGGTAACAAGATTCAGGAAGGCATGCAGCAGCGCGACACTTACACCACCACCGAAACCCGCTGCAACACCGTGACCGATACCAGTGAGAAGCTGGTTGGCTACGACGTGAAGTATCAGTTGGGCGAGAAGGTCGGCAATGTGCGCATGGATCGCGATCCGGGCAGCCGTATTCCGGTCAACAAGCAAGGTGAACTGGTGCTGGTGCAGCAGGCACAGTAA
- the secF gene encoding protein translocase subunit SecF, which translates to MIKSTIRFMAIRNVAFAITVLLTLIGLGALFSKGLNYGLDFTGGTLIELQYEQPADLEGIKRELGQAGYNDAIVQSFGATTDVLIRLSGDDPQLGSQVADALRKIDVDTRFELKRVEFVGPQVGEELRDQGGLAMLLALGGILLYLAFRFQWKFGVGAVASLAHDVVITLGVLAFFQVPFDLTVLAAVLAMIGYSLNDTIIIYDRIRENFRMLRKTGLEENIDISVTQTLLRTIATSLSTSLALVALLVFGGDVLAAFALTLLVGVVVGTYSSVYIGATVLIWLKLGVEDLIPPAVEAEADDGLP; encoded by the coding sequence ATGATCAAGTCAACTATTCGTTTCATGGCGATCCGCAACGTTGCGTTCGCCATCACCGTGCTGCTGACCCTCATCGGTCTCGGTGCGTTGTTCTCCAAGGGGTTGAACTACGGCCTCGATTTCACCGGTGGTACGCTCATCGAGCTGCAGTATGAACAACCGGCGGATCTCGAAGGGATCAAGCGCGAGTTGGGGCAGGCCGGCTATAACGACGCCATCGTGCAGAGTTTCGGTGCCACTACCGATGTGCTGATTCGTTTGTCCGGTGATGACCCGCAGCTGGGCTCGCAGGTCGCCGATGCGCTGCGCAAGATCGATGTGGACACCCGCTTCGAGCTCAAGCGTGTGGAGTTCGTTGGCCCGCAAGTGGGTGAAGAGCTGCGCGATCAGGGTGGCCTGGCCATGCTGCTGGCACTCGGCGGCATCCTGCTGTACCTGGCCTTCCGCTTCCAGTGGAAGTTCGGTGTCGGTGCAGTCGCCTCGCTGGCGCATGACGTGGTGATCACGCTGGGTGTGCTGGCATTCTTCCAGGTGCCTTTCGACCTGACCGTGCTGGCTGCGGTGCTGGCGATGATCGGTTACTCGCTCAACGACACCATCATCATCTATGACCGCATTCGCGAAAACTTCCGCATGCTGCGCAAGACCGGCCTGGAGGAGAACATCGATATCTCCGTGACCCAGACGTTGCTGCGTACCATTGCGACCTCGCTTTCCACCTCCTTGGCGCTGGTTGCGCTGCTGGTGTTCGGTGGCGACGTGTTGGCGGCCTTCGCCCTGACCCTGCTGGTCGGTGTTGTGGTCGGTACCTATTCTTCGGTCTACATCGGCGCTACCGTGCTGATCTGGCTGAAGCTGGGCGTGGAGGATCTGATCCCGCCGGCAGTCGAAGCCGAGGCTGACGACGGCCTCCCATAG
- the secD gene encoding protein translocase subunit SecD — protein sequence MLNKYPLWKYLLILAVLAIGLVYSIPNLYPDDPAVQISGASSALTIEQADLDRAAKALQDADIQVKEASVDERGRGGLIRLTRQDDQLPAKDIVRRALGDDYVVALNLAQTTPQWLRNLGASPMKLGLDLSGGVHFLLEVDMDKALDVRRKVYEGEIKTLLRKERVRYRSMPEQGGRIQLGFADTESLEKAQSLIRKDFTDFELSTVTRGGQQVLQLALTQAKISEIREYSIRQNLTTVRNRVNELGVAEPLVQRQGANRIVVELPGVQDTAEAKRILGKTANLEFRLQADFDAPRGATESFGFREEGRPPVQLERELIITGDQVTDAQASFDENGRPQVNIRLDGHGGELMNRATRNNVGRSMAVIFIEQKPITRYERQTVDGVEQDVAISSFVEEKKIISLATIQSALGSQFRITGLNGQGESSELALLLRAGGLAAPMYFAEERTIGPSLGAENITKGIESTEWAMIFVAIFMVLIYRFFGVLATVALAFNLVLLVGLMSAIGATLTLPGIAGIVLTLGMAVDANVLIYSRIREELGNGLSVQRAIHEGFDRAYTAILDSNLTTLLVGGILFAMGSGPVKGFAVTMSLGIITSMFTAIMFTRGMVNLIFGGRDFKKLWI from the coding sequence ATGCTCAACAAATACCCCCTGTGGAAATACCTGCTGATTCTGGCCGTTCTGGCCATTGGCCTGGTTTATTCCATTCCCAACCTCTACCCGGACGATCCGGCCGTGCAGATCAGTGGCGCGAGTTCCGCCCTGACCATCGAGCAGGCCGACCTGGATCGCGCTGCCAAGGCGCTGCAGGACGCGGACATCCAGGTCAAGGAAGCCAGTGTCGACGAGCGTGGTCGTGGTGGCCTGATTCGTCTGACCCGTCAGGATGACCAACTGCCGGCCAAGGACATCGTCCGCCGTGCGTTGGGTGATGACTACGTGGTAGCACTGAACCTCGCGCAAACCACGCCACAATGGTTGCGCAACCTCGGCGCCAGCCCGATGAAGCTGGGCCTCGACCTTTCTGGCGGTGTGCATTTCCTGCTGGAAGTGGATATGGACAAGGCGCTGGATGTGCGCCGCAAGGTTTACGAAGGCGAAATCAAGACGCTGCTGCGCAAGGAACGTGTGCGCTACCGCAGCATGCCGGAGCAGGGTGGTCGCATCCAGCTGGGCTTCGCCGATACCGAGAGTCTGGAGAAGGCGCAGAGCCTGATTCGCAAGGACTTCACCGATTTCGAGCTGAGCACCGTGACGCGCGGTGGTCAGCAGGTACTGCAGTTGGCTCTGACCCAGGCGAAGATCAGCGAGATTCGCGAATACTCGATCCGTCAGAACCTGACCACTGTCCGTAACCGTGTCAACGAGCTGGGCGTTGCCGAGCCGCTGGTGCAGCGCCAGGGTGCCAACCGCATCGTGGTCGAGCTGCCAGGCGTGCAGGACACCGCCGAAGCCAAGCGTATTCTCGGCAAGACCGCTAACCTCGAGTTCCGCCTGCAGGCTGATTTCGACGCGCCGCGTGGCGCCACCGAGAGCTTCGGCTTCCGCGAGGAAGGCCGCCCGCCGGTTCAGCTCGAGCGTGAACTGATCATCACCGGTGACCAGGTCACCGACGCTCAGGCCAGCTTCGACGAGAACGGCCGTCCGCAGGTGAACATCCGTCTCGACGGTCACGGTGGCGAGCTGATGAATCGCGCTACGCGCAATAACGTCGGCCGCAGCATGGCGGTGATCTTCATCGAGCAGAAGCCGATCACTCGCTACGAGCGTCAGACCGTCGACGGTGTCGAGCAGGATGTGGCGATTTCTTCCTTCGTCGAAGAGAAGAAGATCATCAGCCTGGCGACTATCCAGTCGGCACTGGGCAGTCAGTTCCGCATCACCGGCCTCAATGGCCAGGGCGAGTCGTCTGAACTGGCGCTGCTGCTTCGCGCTGGCGGCCTGGCCGCGCCGATGTACTTCGCCGAAGAACGCACCATTGGCCCGAGCCTGGGTGCGGAAAACATCACCAAGGGTATCGAGTCGACCGAGTGGGCGATGATCTTCGTGGCCATCTTCATGGTTCTGATCTATCGCTTCTTCGGTGTGCTGGCGACCGTGGCGCTGGCGTTCAACCTGGTGCTGCTGGTGGGGCTGATGTCGGCCATCGGTGCCACGCTGACCTTGCCAGGTATCGCCGGTATCGTGCTGACTCTGGGTATGGCGGTTGATGCCAACGTACTCATCTACTCACGGATACGTGAGGAGCTGGGCAACGGCTTGTCGGTGCAGCGTGCCATTCACGAAGGCTTCGACCGTGCCTACACGGCGATTCTCGACAGTAACCTGACCACATTGCTGGTCGGCGGCATCCTGTTTGCCATGGGCTCCGGGCCGGTCAAGGGCTTCGCGGTGACCATGTCCCTCGGGATCATCACCTCGATGTTCACAGCCATCATGTTTACCCGCGGCATGGTCAACCTGATCTTCGGTGGCCGTGACTTCAAGAAGCTGTGGATCTGA
- the yajC gene encoding preprotein translocase subunit YajC, producing MSFFIPAAYADTAAAGPAGSGFEWIFLIGFLVIFYLMIWRPQAKRAKEHKGLISGLQKGDEVVTSGGIAGKVTKVTDDFIVVEVSDNVELKFQKQAVAAALPKGTLKAI from the coding sequence ATGAGCTTTTTCATCCCAGCAGCCTACGCTGACACCGCAGCTGCCGGCCCTGCCGGTAGTGGTTTCGAGTGGATTTTCCTGATCGGCTTTCTGGTCATCTTCTATTTGATGATCTGGCGTCCCCAGGCCAAGCGTGCCAAAGAGCACAAAGGCCTGATCAGCGGCCTGCAGAAGGGCGACGAAGTGGTGACCAGCGGTGGTATCGCCGGCAAAGTGACCAAAGTGACCGATGATTTCATCGTCGTCGAAGTTTCCGACAACGTGGAACTGAAATTCCAGAAGCAGGCTGTTGCAGCCGCCCTGCCCAAGGGCACGCTGAAAGCCATCTGA
- the tgt gene encoding tRNA guanosine(34) transglycosylase Tgt gives MSFELLATDGKARRGRLTFPRGVVETPAFMPVGTYGTVKGMLPRDIEAIGAQIILGNTFHLWLRPGMEVIKKHGDLHDFMQWQGPILTDSGGFQVFSLGAMRKIKEEGVYFASPVDGAKVFMGPEESMQVQRDLGSDIVMIFDECTPYPAEFDVAKRSMELSLRWAKRSKAAHGESTAALFGIVQGGMHEELRMRSLEGLCEIGFDGLAIGGLSVGEPKEEMIRVLDFLPPHMPADKPRYLMGVGKPEDLVEGVRRGVDMFDCVMPTRNARNGHLFVDTGVVKIRNAVHKLDDSPLDPTCDCYTCKHFSRAYLHHLDKCGEMLGSMLNTIHNLRHYQRVMAGLREAIGQGKLADFVESFYAKRGLPVPPLD, from the coding sequence ATGTCCTTCGAATTGCTCGCCACCGACGGCAAGGCCCGCCGTGGCCGCCTGACCTTCCCGCGCGGCGTGGTGGAAACACCGGCCTTCATGCCGGTGGGCACCTATGGCACGGTCAAGGGCATGTTGCCGCGTGATATCGAGGCCATCGGCGCGCAGATCATTCTCGGCAACACGTTCCACCTGTGGCTGCGCCCGGGCATGGAAGTGATCAAGAAACATGGCGACTTGCACGATTTCATGCAGTGGCAGGGGCCTATCCTCACCGACTCCGGTGGTTTCCAGGTGTTCAGCCTCGGCGCCATGCGCAAGATCAAGGAGGAGGGCGTGTACTTCGCCTCGCCGGTCGATGGCGCCAAGGTGTTCATGGGGCCGGAGGAGTCGATGCAGGTGCAGCGCGACCTGGGCTCGGACATCGTGATGATCTTCGACGAGTGCACGCCTTACCCTGCCGAGTTCGATGTGGCCAAACGTTCCATGGAGTTGTCGCTGCGCTGGGCCAAGCGTTCCAAGGCTGCTCATGGCGAAAGCACGGCAGCGTTGTTCGGCATCGTCCAGGGCGGCATGCATGAAGAACTGCGCATGCGCTCGCTCGAAGGGCTTTGCGAGATCGGCTTCGACGGCCTGGCCATAGGCGGGTTGTCGGTAGGCGAGCCGAAGGAAGAGATGATCCGCGTGCTGGACTTCCTGCCGCCGCACATGCCGGCCGACAAGCCGCGCTACCTGATGGGCGTGGGCAAGCCGGAGGATCTGGTCGAGGGTGTGCGCCGTGGCGTGGACATGTTCGACTGCGTGATGCCGACGCGTAATGCGCGTAACGGCCACCTGTTCGTCGATACCGGTGTGGTCAAGATCCGCAATGCCGTGCACAAGCTCGACGATTCACCGCTGGATCCGACCTGCGACTGTTACACCTGCAAACACTTCTCCAGGGCTTATCTGCATCACTTGGACAAGTGCGGGGAAATGCTCGGCAGTATGCTCAATACCATCCATAACTTGCGCCATTATCAGCGGGTCATGGCTGGTTTGCGCGAGGCTATCGGACAGGGTAAATTGGCCGACTTCGTCGAATCCTTCTACGCCAAACGCGGTCTTCCCGTGCCGCCACTGGACTGA
- the queA gene encoding tRNA preQ1(34) S-adenosylmethionine ribosyltransferase-isomerase QueA, translating to MRVADFHFDLPEQLIARHPLAERRASRLLQLDGPSGELRHGQFTDLLGQLRAGDLMVFNNTRVIPARLFGQKASGGKLEVLVERVLDQYRVLAHVRSSKSPKPGSQILIEGGGEAEMVTRHDALFELRFAEPVLALLERVGHMPLPPYIDRPDDEADRERYQTVYAEKAGAVAAPTAGLHFDDELLAAIRAKGVDTAFVTLHVGAGTFQPVRVERIEDHHMHSEWLEVGQDVVDAVAACRARGGRVVAVGTTSVRSLETAARDGELKPFSGDTDIFIYPGRPFHVVDALVTNFHLPESTLLMLVSAFAGYSETMAAYREAVAQGYRFFSYGDAMFITRNPAARGPEV from the coding sequence ATGCGTGTTGCCGATTTCCACTTCGATCTTCCCGAACAGTTGATCGCCCGTCATCCCCTGGCCGAGCGCCGTGCCAGTCGCCTGTTGCAATTGGATGGGCCGAGCGGCGAGCTTCGCCATGGCCAGTTCACCGATCTGCTCGGGCAATTGCGTGCCGGCGACCTGATGGTGTTCAACAATACGCGGGTGATTCCGGCGCGCTTGTTCGGGCAAAAGGCATCGGGCGGCAAGCTGGAAGTGCTGGTCGAGCGCGTGCTCGATCAATATCGCGTGCTGGCCCATGTGCGCTCCAGCAAATCCCCCAAGCCTGGTTCGCAGATTCTCATCGAGGGTGGTGGCGAGGCCGAGATGGTCACGCGCCACGATGCGCTATTCGAGCTGCGCTTTGCCGAGCCGGTATTGGCGTTGCTCGAACGTGTCGGCCATATGCCGTTGCCTCCTTATATAGATCGCCCCGACGACGAGGCGGATCGTGAGCGCTATCAGACCGTCTATGCCGAGAAAGCCGGTGCGGTGGCCGCCCCTACTGCCGGGCTGCACTTCGATGACGAATTGCTGGCTGCGATTCGTGCCAAGGGCGTGGACACCGCATTCGTGACCCTGCATGTCGGTGCCGGGACCTTCCAGCCTGTGCGTGTCGAGCGGATCGAAGATCACCACATGCACAGCGAGTGGCTGGAGGTCGGCCAGGACGTCGTCGATGCCGTGGCCGCCTGCCGGGCGCGTGGTGGACGGGTGGTGGCGGTGGGAACCACCAGTGTGCGTTCGCTGGAAACGGCTGCGCGCGATGGCGAGTTGAAGCCGTTCAGTGGCGATACCGACATCTTCATCTATCCGGGGCGGCCGTTTCATGTGGTCGATGCCCTGGTGACCAACTTTCACCTGCCCGAGTCGACCCTGCTGATGCTGGTGTCGGCCTTTGCCGGTTATTCCGAGACCATGGCGGCCTACCGCGAGGCGGTGGCGCAGGGTTATCGCTTCTTCAGTTACGGTGATGCCATGTTCATCACCCGCAATCCCGCCGCGCGCGGGCCCGAGGTTTGA
- a CDS encoding substrate-binding periplasmic protein, with protein MFNVFCRAIITVLLLVPASQAGTLTYAVTDESWVPYWIVEDERVSGILHEFMLALDERLPEALQASHPLPPLRTQKLFREGLLQIECCVSKSWRGSAEQAESSLWTVPVLEAEEILIFAPGRRFPYRHLEDLRGRSIATVRGYGYAGSEYFQRNDGADVRALIYRVAQGHSEAGILDRLEWRYLQHEGAQVQAPRWRVEEGPVINRSQLRLRLHPSLAERLAAFNAAVVALQRDGTLARIVARHAPQAHVAGEGEIR; from the coding sequence GTGTTCAACGTCTTTTGCCGGGCGATCATCACGGTTTTGCTGCTGGTCCCTGCCTCCCAGGCCGGCACCCTGACCTATGCCGTGACGGACGAAAGCTGGGTGCCTTACTGGATCGTCGAGGATGAGCGAGTCAGCGGCATTCTGCATGAGTTCATGCTTGCTCTGGACGAGCGATTGCCAGAGGCGTTGCAGGCCAGTCACCCTCTGCCACCGCTGCGTACCCAGAAGCTCTTTCGTGAAGGCCTGCTGCAGATCGAATGTTGCGTGAGCAAGAGCTGGCGCGGTTCCGCCGAGCAAGCTGAGAGTTCGCTGTGGACGGTGCCCGTGCTGGAAGCGGAGGAGATACTGATTTTCGCACCCGGTAGGCGCTTTCCTTATCGGCATCTCGAGGATTTGCGTGGCCGTTCCATTGCCACGGTGCGAGGTTATGGGTATGCCGGCAGTGAGTATTTTCAGCGTAACGATGGTGCCGATGTCCGCGCCTTGATCTACCGGGTTGCTCAGGGGCATAGCGAGGCTGGCATTCTGGATCGCTTGGAATGGCGCTACCTGCAGCATGAGGGCGCGCAAGTGCAGGCGCCACGCTGGCGCGTGGAGGAGGGGCCGGTAATCAATCGCTCGCAACTGCGGTTGCGTTTGCATCCATCATTGGCTGAACGATTGGCGGCGTTCAATGCCGCTGTAGTGGCCTTGCAGCGCGATGGCACCCTGGCGCGTATCGTTGCCCGGCACGCACCGCAGGCTCACGTGGCCGGGGAAGGGGAAATCCGGTAA
- a CDS encoding cold-shock protein, producing the protein MSNRQNGTVKWFNDEKGFGFITPESGPDLFVHFRAIEGNGFKSLKEGQKVSFVAVQGQKGMQADQVQVLG; encoded by the coding sequence ATGTCGAATCGTCAGAACGGTACCGTCAAGTGGTTTAACGACGAGAAAGGTTTTGGTTTTATCACTCCCGAGAGCGGTCCGGATCTGTTCGTGCACTTCCGCGCGATCGAAGGCAACGGCTTCAAGAGCCTGAAAGAAGGCCAGAAAGTCAGCTTCGTAGCTGTGCAAGGTCAAAAAGGCATGCAGGCTGACCAGGTTCAAGTCCTGGGCTAA
- a CDS encoding RDD family protein, with amino-acid sequence MPRHTLRPQGDFPTAGLIRRLAAIFYDFLLGVALIMVVTLIYQQGILRLIHGGDTLRAMAEAGALDNDPVLASLVLLSLFGFFAKFWTHNGQTLGMQAWGLRIQNADGSAIDLWQALLRFVVSIGSWLFAGLGFIWMLWDKQHRTWHDIYSDSRVVQLPKNIHKK; translated from the coding sequence ATGCCAAGACACACGCTACGCCCGCAGGGAGACTTTCCCACGGCAGGGCTGATCCGTCGCCTAGCGGCAATCTTCTATGATTTTCTGCTCGGCGTAGCCTTGATCATGGTGGTCACTCTGATCTACCAGCAAGGCATTCTGCGCCTGATCCATGGCGGCGATACGCTACGGGCAATGGCCGAGGCCGGCGCGCTGGACAATGATCCGGTATTGGCCAGCCTGGTTCTGCTGAGTCTCTTCGGCTTCTTCGCCAAGTTCTGGACGCACAACGGCCAGACGCTGGGCATGCAGGCGTGGGGGCTACGCATCCAGAATGCCGACGGCAGTGCCATCGATCTATGGCAGGCCCTGCTCCGCTTCGTCGTATCCATCGGCTCATGGCTGTTCGCCGGGCTGGGTTTCATCTGGATGCTCTGGGACAAACAGCACCGCACCTGGCACGACATCTATTCCGATAGCCGAGTGGTGCAGTTGCCGAAGAATATCCACAAGAAGTGA
- the lptG gene encoding LPS export ABC transporter permease LptG, whose protein sequence is MAKLDRYIGTQVFFAILAVLGIILGLALLFAFIDELGDLNKGDYGLAQALWYILLTAPRRAYEMLPMAALIGCLIGLGTLASNSELTIMRAAGVSIGRIVWSVMKPMLVLMLAGILIGEYVAPLTENQAQADRALAQGGGAAQSSKRGMWHRQGQEYVHINAVQPNGVLLGVTRYRFDDERRLQVASFARRAEFRDGQWMLRNVQTTFLHEDHSEVVKQPEERWDIELNPELLGTVVMEPEALSVTGLWQYIHYLSEQGLNNARYWLAFWTKLLQPLVTAALVLMAISFIFGPLRSVTLGQRVFTGVLVGFVFRIAQDLLGPSSLVFGFSPLLAVLVPAGICALAGVWLLRRAG, encoded by the coding sequence ATGGCTAAGTTGGATCGCTACATCGGCACCCAGGTTTTCTTTGCCATTCTCGCGGTGCTGGGCATCATCCTCGGCCTGGCGCTGCTGTTTGCCTTCATCGACGAACTGGGTGATCTGAACAAGGGCGATTACGGTCTGGCTCAGGCGCTCTGGTACATCCTGCTGACCGCACCGCGCCGCGCTTACGAGATGCTGCCGATGGCAGCGCTGATCGGCTGCCTGATCGGTCTCGGCACCCTGGCCAGCAACAGCGAGCTGACCATCATGCGCGCGGCAGGCGTCTCCATCGGGCGCATCGTCTGGTCGGTGATGAAACCCATGCTGGTGCTGATGCTGGCGGGCATCCTGATCGGCGAATACGTCGCCCCTCTCACCGAGAATCAGGCTCAGGCCGACCGCGCTCTGGCGCAGGGTGGCGGTGCCGCGCAGAGCTCCAAGCGCGGGATGTGGCATCGTCAGGGGCAGGAATACGTACACATCAACGCCGTGCAGCCCAATGGCGTGCTGCTTGGGGTGACGCGCTACCGTTTCGATGATGAGCGTCGCCTGCAAGTTGCCAGTTTTGCGCGTCGAGCCGAATTCCGTGACGGGCAGTGGATGCTGCGTAACGTGCAGACCACCTTCCTGCATGAAGACCACTCCGAAGTGGTCAAGCAGCCTGAAGAGCGCTGGGATATCGAACTCAATCCAGAACTGCTCGGCACCGTGGTGATGGAGCCCGAGGCGCTCTCGGTTACCGGGTTGTGGCAGTACATCCACTACCTGAGCGAGCAGGGATTGAACAATGCGCGCTATTGGCTGGCCTTCTGGACCAAGTTGCTGCAACCGTTGGTGACGGCCGCCCTGGTGTTGATGGCGATTTCCTTCATCTTCGGCCCGTTGCGCTCGGTTACCTTGGGGCAGCGGGTGTTCACTGGCGTGCTGGTGGGCTTCGTGTTCCGCATCGCCCAGGATCTGCTCGGGCCATCCAGCCTGGTGTTCGGCTTCTCGCCGTTGCTTGCGGTGTTGGTGCCGGCAGGTATATGTGCGCTGGCCGGGGTCTGGTTACTGCGTCGAGCGGGCTGA